Within the Erpetoichthys calabaricus chromosome 1, fErpCal1.3, whole genome shotgun sequence genome, the region TCAAGTTTTTCTCCAGGAATTCCTTATATTCATTTTACCCAttcaagccttccagggcctgctgcagagaagcatctccataGCCTGACactgccaccatgcttcacgttgggatttgtgtgtttttgaaaacacgcagtgttcaaacatggcatttGAAATATTaggcaaaaagctcaattttggtcccAACAGAATACAGATACTTCTCTGTCTCTGATATGCCTTCTAACAAATTCTAACTGAGATGTCAtgtgaattcctttttttttaacagtggctttctctttattACTCTTCCAAAAAGCTAGAACTGGTTAAACATCCAAGTGACAGTTGTGCGTGCACAGCATCTCCAGTCTTAGATATTGTAACAGCTTTTAATTCCTTCAGTTCTCAGAGgtgtcttggtggcctccctacttgttttcttcttgcacaatcactcagtttttgtggataacCTGCTGTGGGCAGATTTCCTGCTGTGCcatatggttttcattttttcatgattTAAGTGGACTTCAAGGTATATTCAGAGACTtggatcttttctgtttttcattcccttgacttgtgcttttcagttccCCTTTCACATGGAGTGTCACATTGTCTTAAttttgtaggttaggccaccacacTGACTcagcacaagttggaccttccagataaggtgcactTATACTACCAGCAAATGAAACCCCAGACACTGAAATAATTCTGtgatttctaaaaccaattggctccAGTACTGATTATTTAGGTGTGTCACGTTGAAGGAGTAGttgtgtgatcaattattttgtgtttgatatTTGTAGTTCATTTAGACCACATTGCAGAGATCTAACCTTATCATCAGATTCACCTTCAGAGACTTGGAATACGATACTAGATATAAGGACTCTGCCTCTGTATTAATTATACATCTCTTTTTTGTAAGCATGCATCGATTGCCAATAAAACTCCTCTGGTCATGTGTGACTTCAATGCGACCGCTGGCACTGACAGgcctggctatgaggattgtgttggtcTCCATAGATCTGgagaccgtggtgaaagtggctcagTGTTCCCAGACTTTGAAAAAGCTCGGGATCTGTGGATCGCAGGAACTAAGCTGCATTGTAAAACTTGGTTTTCCAATACTGGTGATGTGGTGAAAgacacatccttgtgggcaggcGCTGGGGGCTCTTACAAAACTCCAGGATCTACAGAAGTGCTCAgcttgtgaattctgaccacaaacttgttgctactctgaagattcaGCTTAGGTCTAGTAGGCTACCACCTTCTAGGAAAATGAgactggacctggccagactccaagataaggctgtttctaatgagtttgcatgcagtttgtgtgaggaacttaagGACTGCTGAACCTAATTTGATGTgtgagaccttccatgacaagatcCCGAAGGTTgctaagggttgtgttggtgttgccagtgttcctagaaggaggtgtttcatctcttGGACAGTCTTGATATCATTGAGAAGAGTTGCAGCGCACAGCTTGATGCAGCTTctgtctgtaccgggaactgagaaggatggctgcaaaggccctgagggcagataaggaggtgtttattagaagaatctgtgagcaagtgacacactatctatggtctagtgacccacgtcctgcttacagaggaatcgaagcctTATATACATTCAGATCTGTTCCTCGAATAGTCTCACTCAaggcagctgatggaacagtccttacggatgacactgtagttgtgacccactgggctgacTTCTTTGAGCAGctctttaaagctgatcctccgactAGAACGTTGGATATCtgagtccacggttcttgaggccaATCCTCCATCtaactgtgaaccacccagtctcactgagattttacaggtgatgaaccagctgagagtaggaaaggctgcagggatctgtgatgTATGGGGTGAACTtcccaggctggtggtaaggctgttctcTTGGCATTGCAAGTAATGTTTGCTTCCATTTCGGAGATGGGAGTCATCCCAACTgattggaaaatgggacttgtcatccctatctggaaagggaagggtggaTTGGTGACTACAACTACAAGATGATAACACAGCTCTTGTTGCCTGATAAGGTCATtgttagggtcatcctcaatagggtCTGTGATCatctgctcacctaccagcgactggagcagtctggttttacatcaTCGActgtatcctggcactgagggttctcatggagtgcaaactcGAATATCAGCCGAATTtcattgcagcctttgttgattttcatgaaGCATTTAaatcagttgatcgagctgctctgtgggacatcctgagaattTGCGGGATATCCTCAGAGTTTGCTGGacatcatggctggcctgtacactggtactgtgagtgctgtgaagAGTCGAGGcacctctgtgttttttccaattgattctggggttcatcaggggtgtattcttgctcctactctgttcaatgcttgcatggacagaGTGTTGGGCAAGATCgtagggtccagcagctgtggagcatctgttggtgaacaaAGATTCACTGGTCTTGACTTTAATGACAATGCCGTGATCTTTGAGGAGTCAATGGATACTCtaatcggggctctcaagagactgagcgagtagtctgagtgtctgggcttgcgagtgtcctggataaaaaccaagatccaggcctttaatgatctcttgggcacagctatcagcagtgGGTCTGTCtgggagagagtgtcgaccttgtcgagaagtttacttacctcagcagtgacattcatgtctctgatgactcttcttgtgaagtcagtaaatggattgggagagtatCCCGATATCTGTCCAacaggacaaaggtccaagtcattagagtcctggagcttcttgtcttgctatatggttgtgagacatggacactatccagtaacctgagatgaagactggactccttcagtactttatctctttggagaatccttgagtaccgctggtttgactacctgcattgtgagggagcatcagttacagcactatggtcaTGTGGCTTGATTCCTCgcgggtgatccggcttgtaaaaTTCTTGAGGACCTGAGAGGCTGGACTAGTCTAAGGGGAtgctcacataacacctggctgcggtagattgatggtcatttccagagagtgggactggaccaagTGTCTGTCTGGgtggttgccaatcaggatcacaagctgttttgtcgtgtggtgggtgcggcaatgtgctgtaccagtgcatgctccccaacttgacctaacctgacctgtgccttgatttgtattattttttcattattattattacctaattttaatttgttgttcttttcttttgactattttttacatcttgtaaagcactttgagttgcatCCTGTGTATGAGtttgtgctttagaaataaatgttcttgttttcactttgacaataaaaGTTTTTTCCTATTGTCAAAAAAACCCTATAAATGcactgtgattcaaagttgtGTAACAAAGAAATGTGAAAAGTTCCAAGGACAACAATCATTTTATAAACATTGacaacagatagataaatagatagcaaggcactatataagggatagatagatagatagatagatagatagatagatagatagatagatagatagatagatagatagatagatagatagatagatagatagatagatagatagatagatagatagatagatagataaaaagacactatataacacattGACAGACAGATGGATAAATAGATAGTGTAATGGATGCACACATGGattggcatccctgccaggattGAACATGGATTCTTACCTGACTAGGAAGTCAAtgcaatggaaggactgggaaagaTGAGCACTAGTAAATATTTTCTCCCCCAATACAGTAGATGGTTGCATCCCTGGGTTGGGATTCCCATacagacacccacagggcatgcagGGACTTATAGTCCCATGGGGCAACCCTGTTTGGGTTCCCTGGGGAGCTTCTAGAGGATTTACAGTCCCTACTTTCAGGAACTTCTGTATGACtgagaagtgcttccaacaggctATTCCTTGTTCCCTAACGCTGGAAGTACTCTCGGGTCATAGATAAAAGAAGCCGAGttgggagaggagctggacaacacttgCTTGGGAGGAGTcgaggagaaagaagagaaagagtttgTTTTGCTGTGCTGTATTTTGCTGTAATATAAAAGAAGAAGCCtgtcaaaagtattttttaaaacaaaatatgtatttgaacccgggactgtgttgGTGATGTTGTGTTCAGGATTTGGAGGGTGCTCATatcccaagtggaaatttgtTGCATAAAAAACAGCCACATTTGAGTAAAAGTTGAAAGACCTTTcagaaaatgtaataatgtaaaagtaaaatgaaagtactcaaagaaatattttaaagtatctgattttaattgtatttaagtACAAGTAAAATGGAGGTTTTCTCCCCGTGTTATATCtctctatccattttcaaaacccacTTATCCTGAACAGATTCAGGGGGTATTTGGGGCCTGTCCCAGTGGGCAtctggtgcaaggcaagaacaactcCTGcacagggtgtcagcccaccacaggtagAACAATCAATCACACCCagcaggggccaatttagcattatcAGTCTGCTTGTCTGTacactgtaggaggaaactgaagTACCTGGAAGAAACTCACATAATAAAAGGAAGAACATAGAAGCTCCACACATGGAGCACCCAGAACTTGAAACCCAGTCTCCTGGTTGCAAGCAGCAGTGGTACCACTTCACCACCATGTCACCCACCCATTTCATATATTGAtgtaaaaaattctttaaaactttaaaataactcAGGCTTCCCTGTTTTTGAGTGTGAGTCGCATTACAATCACTAGAGTATGAGCCAAGTAACTAAATTGAAGAAGCAACAGTCAGCGGAAGTGGACATCTTAATGACTGAATCCTAATTCAGTGGGAGTAGCACTAATAGCAGACGTGAACAGAACAAACACACAACTTAAAATAAACCCAAGGTAAGATATTAAGCAAGTTGAAAAAATCAATGGAATCAGTTTCTACATCATGGCTTTATGGAAAAAAGGTAGATGGAGCAAACAGTTAATCCAGCTGTCATCAAATATGCAAGACAAATTTACTTTGGCACTAGCTCATCGGCAAGATTTTTCGCACGCACAATGGTGATCTTGGTTCCTTCACCGAAAGTTTTAATGTCCTGGTGAGCTTTCAGGTGCAGACTATCTTCACCTCCAACATGAACCTGCATGGGAAACAGAGAATAACATCAAAATTGTTGTAAAGACAACATGCAAGGTCACAATAGGAAAACCAGATTTGTCAGTGCTGACAAAGTGAAACATAACACCTTGAAGTCAGTGAAAGTATCAAACATACatctaatttaaattttaaaattacaccTAAGAATCCAATAATGCTGAAAATGGAAGCCTTGATTGGAATAGTAAGTAAATCAAACAATTCCCCTTGAATTCGCCCCACTGGACTGAAACACAAACTACCAAAAAGGACAAGTTGGTCTATTTGTACTCGCAGCTTGCAGAAAACAGACATCTACATGCACAAGAGACCACCGAGCAGACGTGTTTACCTTGATCCAGTAGTTGATTCCATTCTGCTTCTGACTTGTGTATTGCAGAGGCatgaattcttcaaaacttttgcCTACTCGTTTCTCAACATCGGGCCGCACCTATGGAGTTAAAAGCAGTCTGGATTTAGGAGTATCACACAATATTTTCTTCAGCTTCTCACCATAATACTCATCCATTTTCAGTACCTACTCTGTCCTTGTCACAAACATATAAGAGTCAAACTGAATCCTgttaacaaatttattaaaagttagaAAAAGTTAGAAAACGTGTGCATTGTGTAACAGTCACGAAGGTTCAgaggtttttaaaatattatttaatttacttaatcAAAGAGACATAAGTTACATTTTGCTTATTATGCAATTTTGTgccaggggaaattcacaaaaaaattgtccgccgtcacatggttaaagtctccagagattagcacaattAGCAACAGCGGAGTGAATgacgtcacccgctatctccacgtccacatgaggagggatgtaaacaataaaagcaatggcatgtccaaactctctggacaagtaatagggacacagatGTCCATGTCCAGGTCTGCACCAttttgtgttcacatagagagcgaatcctcctcctttccgcttcccgcaggtattggCGTCTTTAGATGTATTAGTATTAGTAGAGTACATGTATTAGTAGAGTAAATacaacacattttaataaaatgtcacaATAGCATGCAGTTAAACTCACAGctcaaaagaaataaagaaaaagttaagGAAATCTACAAGTTCtaaagctaaaattgttggctgcattGTACCATGATGGAGAGCAAGCCACTGTGTCTGAGTGTCAATAAATGATCAAGttagagaaatactgaatcatcaCAAATCCGTAGATAATGCAGCAGTGAGGCTGTTTAATGTGtgtaatgtaaatataattatttattcgtGTTTATTCAACTTGGGCGTGAAAGCTTACAGAGCTTGTTTACTTTTCAACTCATTTTAGAAGAATAAATAGACTTTTTGTAAtccttgctttgctttttttaccttttatgttttttaagatCATTTAACTTATCTGGTATGACTTTAAACAGCAGGAGAAGTGAATTGGTGAGGTTGAGTTTTGCTCAAGCCACTAATGTGACACACATACAGCTCTGCTGGCATGGTAGCAAATCATCTGTTTTACCATTAGGAATGGCCCTTGGATTAGAAAAATATACACATTGAAATAATCTTTCAtaaagtaaatttgaaatagtaaaTTTGAGGTTGCAGAGAATGCTTCTGTATTTAcattaacaatttcaaaaatttgccaatgctttttaaatttcaaaactcTGAAGAATAAGTGTATTATACCACTGATACAGAAAGGTGGACAGACAACAATAACGACAAGAGGAGGCGAGTTCCACATTTTGTTTGAATGGTCCTACAAAGTGGATGTTACACAGATGCTTATCATTGTAATATGTGGAATGTTCCTTTAAGTGATTATACACAGTGCTGAGAAAAGGTATTTGCTGCTTTCctatttttgcttattcataacaCTTAATTTGTTTGTGATCACCTAACAAATTTAGTGTAATACAAAACACATACTGAgtaacaaagaggactatttcatttatgttaggtagaatgcccagaggggactgggtggtctcgtggcctggaacccctacagattttatttttttcttcagccttctggagtttttttttgttttttctgtccaccctggccattggaccttactcctttctaagttaattaatgttgtcttattttaatttcttattttgtcttttatttttcttctcttcattatgtaaagcactttgagctactttttgtatgaaaatgtgctatataaataaatgttgttgttgttgagtaaaCAGAATACACAATATCTAAATGATCAGTTGATTCATTGAAGGTAAAAGGTTCATCAACCCACAATTGATTGCCTCCTAAACATAGAATTTGTGATAAGATATGTGACTTGTTAAAGTTAGCTAAGCTACTGATTGTTATctcatttgaaaaactgaaaaaaataattaggatACTTATTGCTTATACCTCTACAAAAATGTAGAAGAAATATTTGTGTGCTGACTGTGCTGTTATGTATTATGTTGTTATCCAGGGGTTAGTTGTACTCATAATGCCAGCTTTTGTAATTGAGTTGTTATGGTTATCAGGTGCACCCcactttaaaaagtattaaagATCTCTACAAAAGCTGTTTTTTCACCGTGCACAACATTTTATACCCATCAACTTAACTGTAATACAACCAAGCAAAGCATCACAAAACTGTGAGTGCCTTTCAGagtgcatctgtctgtctgtctgcatgtggCTCTGCCACAGAGAAGAACAGAGATGGACTGACATGGCGGAACCATTGGAGTGCAGTTGGGCTGGGTGACCGGACAGTACTTCATTCTGTATACTCCTGCTGAAAAAGTAGCATCCAATAAATGGTGGGTATGTTTAGAGTTTGATGCTATGGTTTCCAGTGCTGTTTAAAATGCTAAAATTGCTGCCCCATCACCTGCATCAGTAGCAGCTTCTGAAAAGAAGTTCTTTGAGGATCAGCTTAGTTAAGTGCAAACTCAAACATCAATGTGGACGAGTTAGGCACTCTGATCTGATCAGATTCTGACTTGGATCTCTGATTCTGTGTAGAAAAATCTTCTTATTACAACAGCTGTAACAACGATGAAGTCATTGCACTCAATTGTAATATGGAATCCTAGAGGCAGATTTTGCTATAAGACCCAAAAGCTGACAACacttagaaaacaaaaatgtattatttttcatttgagcaGAGCTCTGTACATactatacatatgtatgtgtgtgtgtattgtgtgtatatatacacacactcacacttttcCTTGTTGAAGGTCTAATGCACAAAAATGAATGGTGGTCAGTGGCAGGTGTTTTTAAACTGGGGGGAACCATATTGCACTTGGGGATCCATGGCAACCCTGGAAACGTTCacatttaaatatacattgtcacaaaaatgaccataagacaatgcgaaggtttggggcagccacccgtataattgtttacggctgcaaaactAATTAATTAGCAAAGatatgttcattcaactgagtccaaaacagaactgcctctcttcaggcaatatggcggatttaaaggccagcgaaggaagtgatgtcatcagccggaaccggaagggacgtcattggctgccccaatgactgcaaaagattgagagggaaaataagttcactccgccaccccctggtttggcatggaattacatgtattcgagccctttagttgtctccaaaacacacgtgtatgacaacatatatatatatatatatatatatatatatatatatatatatatccagattTTAAGGATAGTTTTAAAATAATCACACTTAAGTGTGATTAACTGAATATGGTCTTCCATTGTTGCTTTAAAATAGTCCCATATTAATATCATTAATGACAACAGCTGCAAGTTGGCAATATGTGAGAAGTTCTCAAGTGATATGTGAGGGAGCACAGACACACAATAGCAAAGAAAACCAACAAAACCTGTAAAAAAGTGCTTCTTAAAAAACGTAATGCCTGAGCCCGTGTCTCCATGCTCAACTTCACTTCAATCCGTCCGCTCTGAGTCACAGATTCCACACTACAAGACTCATCTCTGTCTTGCCAACGCCATCCCATTTTTATCTTCCGTGTCCACCGCCAGCGCTTCAAACTCCACATTTTCACTCCACACCTTCTTGAGTAAATCCATGCTAGAACTGAGCCCACTTACAGAAACCACGGGGCAAAACCGAGGGATTTTTGCAGTAAAGACCATCTTAATAAGTGAGTTCTGTCTTTCTCCACCTCCTTCATTTCCCAACTAGAAATTTGTCCTGCTCCAACCCCCTCTCCAGTCCGacaacattacaatatttttagttttagtaaatGCTTTTAGTGTATCATCATTGTTAAAACAATTGTAGAAATTGTCAAACTGAGGCAGATGAATATACAATGTGGAACAACagacaaattttaattatttctaataataaacaCTCAACATTTCAGTTTAGGGTTTTCTAATGTTAATCAACAGTGGGAAACTTTTGTTTCAGACAGAGGTGTGAATGTTCAGGAACCTCCATCTGTCCTTTTAAACAAATTCGGGGCAGGCAGAGCTGTGTAGCCATGACACTGACTCGGACTTCACAGTGACTTTGAGTTATTCAGCTCTGAagtactatttaaaaaataatctaaatgcacatgtatctgtataattttgtaaattaaaagtatGGACATTttagacttttcttttttattccatttcaaaCCACACCGTTCTTcttgcattaaaaatgtatttaaaaagtgtCTTTTATAAGACAATTAAGAGACGCACACactctcattaaaaaaaacaacaactatgAGTAATCACTTGGTAAAACACCAAAATAAGACATTAGGGATGTGGGATTGAAGAAACGTCACCTTTAGTTGTTTGTGCCAAATAAGAGTTCAATACTGAACAAGACCAAACAAATGTTAGGATTTTGAAACACTCAATGTGCCAAGAAAAAAGGGATTTTGTGTAACaatcaggcagtgtggtgtagtgcttaaggttttggacttgatacctgaggttgtggtttcaaatcgcactactgacactgtgtgcccgtgagaaagtcacttgacctgcctgtgctccaattgggaaaaacaataaaaatgtaaacaattgtatGTCGGGCGGCATGGAGACGtattggtagcactgctgcctcacagttaggagacccgggttcgcttcctgagtcctccctgtgtggagtttggatgttctcctcatgtctgcgtgggtttcctcagggtgctctgtTTTcgtcccacagtcaaaagacatgcaggctaggtgcattggcgatcctaaattgtccctagtgtgtgcttggtgtgtgtgccctgtggtgggtcggcgccctgcccagggatttgttcctgccttgctccctgtgccgGTTGagatttgctccagcagatccccgtgaccttgtgttaggatatagcgggttggagactgactgactgacaattttaTCTCTCACATCTGGGGGCTAAAGGCTTTAatccaaataataagtaataataataacttacgTCCATCCGTTATCTATCCCATCTTAAAATAATTACACTCACCTCTTTACAGATTGCCTTCACATTGCTATCTGCTGGTTTGATGTCTGTCCACTGTCCAGGTTCCTCAGCCATAGCTGTCTCTGGATTTTAAGGAGAAGCTCTGGAAGAAGAGAAACGCAAGTGAAACATCAAAACTGTCAGAGGCAAACATTAATAGACTGGCACAAAGGGGTGGAACTTGAAAGGGTAGGTAGGTAGTGGGCAGAGTCACAAAACATTCTTGAGGAAAAGTAGGACGTGGCTTAAAGTTTCGAGTGACATTACTGCTGAACAGTGCATTACAGCAGCAGTAGTTATAAGCAGTAAATTACACCGAgctaaaacaaagtaataataataacactaataCTACtattaacatatattttatttatatagaactgtTCTGATGCTCAAAACATTTAATGTCTCAAATTTCTGATGAACAAGCCACTGTAATGGCCCAGGATAATGGGTATCTATAGGCTATGTCAATTTTCTCCTTATCTAGATGGATGTTTTCTTGAAATGTTCTGCTGTAATGCCAAATCTGAAACTGCTCAgtcttatcaaatgctttgaaTTCATCCATTTATGTATGACTGTGCCCTCAAGATGGATGTCATATGGTTGGCTTGTGCCTGCTATTTGGATAATCTTCAGCTCAGCCACATCCTTAGtgagcttagaaaatggatggatagatcaattattatttcattttctcaGGTATTCTTGATACTGTGGGGTCAAATGTgtcttatcaaaaaaaaaaaaaaaagtgacaaaacatttatttgagaAAGTGTAATTATTTAAACTTGCGTGTTAATGTTTAGGTGTGGTCATAGTTTAATTATTGCTTTATAAGGAAAACGATTACCCAGCCTGCTGTGATGAGCATAGTTCAAAGGAGGTTAAGCTTTAGATATGCAATGTCATTACATGACatattgttttcagttttgtttgccATATCTGTCACCTGTtggtcaaatgtttatttttttcccttcttttctgGCAACACTGTGCTAAGATTATTTGCAATTattctcatttttcatttgttaattatgatttaattaaaacattttggtttaaaggcggcacagtggctcagtagtagcactgctgcctcacagtaaggagacctgggttcgcttcccgggtcctccctgtatggagtttgcatgttctccccatgtctgcgtgggtttcatccgggtgctccGCTTTCCAAAGACAtcaaggttaggtgcattggcaatcctaaattgtccctagcgtgtgcttggtgtgtgtgtgccctgcggtgggctggcgccctgccgggattggttccggccttgcatcctgtgttggctgggattggctccagcagacccccgtgaaactgtgtttggattcagcgagttggaaaatggatggactatcATTCACTTTTGTCCAAATCAAACTGCTCACTGCTGCACATTACCGATTTGatagtcactcagtcagtcagtcagtcagtcagtcagtcagtctccaacccgctatatcctaacacatggtcacgagggtctgctgg harbors:
- the LOC114664714 gene encoding cystatin-B-like isoform X3; the protein is MAEEPGQWTDIKPADSNVKAICKEVRPDVEKRVGKSFEEFMPLQYTSQKQNGINYWIKVHVGGEDSLHLKAHQDIKTFGEGTKITIVRAKNLADELVPK